A DNA window from Siniperca chuatsi isolate FFG_IHB_CAS linkage group LG6, ASM2008510v1, whole genome shotgun sequence contains the following coding sequences:
- the b3gnt5a gene encoding lactosylceramide 1,3-N-acetyl-beta-D-glucosaminyltransferase A, which yields MFMNFRRIHKCQCMQLLTTGLVLCVVMVCWEELDHHVVSHMKSYTYRYLVNSYDFLNSSFAMTTNHHHRKDGSNGADGGLVNYSYLINHPGKCGGGGGDGKSRDDVLLLLFVKSSAENFERRQAIRDTWGNESFLWSELGASVRMVFALGVHPDVGWRSRVQSELLQEDEAYGDLIQQNFLDTFHNLTTKLILQFHWGHEYCPQARFLMSADDDIFIHMPNLVKYLRQLLSKQSGAKDLWVGHVHRGAPPIRRKESKYHVSYDLYSWPSYPDYTAGAGYVVSGDVAAKIYHATLVLNSSMYIDDVFMGICAKAMGVSPQEHVYFSGEGKTPYHPCIYDHMITSHGHATDVRSLWQAATNPTVYSNSRGFMGNLYCTAVRVMLLCLPYYQNTYSCMAAFT from the coding sequence ATGTTCATGAACTTCCGTCGTATCCACAAGTGCCAGTGCATGCAGCTGCTGACCACAGGCCTGGTGCTGTGTGTGGTGATGGTCTGCTGGGAGGAGCTGGACCACCATGTGGTCAGCCACATGAAATCCTACACGTACCGCTACCTGGTCAACAGCTACGACTTTCTCAATTCTTCCTTCGCCATGACCACCAACCATCACCACAGAAAGGATGGTTCTAACGGTGCAGATGGTGGGTTAGTGAACTATTCATACCTCATCAACCACCCGGGTAaatgtggaggtggtggtggagatgGGAAAAGCAGGGATGATGTCCTCCTGCTTCTGTTTGTGAAATCATCGGCAGAGAACTTTGAACGGCGCCAGGCCATCAGGGACACATGGGGGAACGAGAGCTTTCTTTGGTCAGAACTGGGGGCAAGCGTGAGGATGGTGTTCGCTCTCGGCGTGCACCCGGATGTCGGGTGGAGATCCAGGGTGCAGAGCGAGCTGCTGCAAGAGGACGAGGCCTACGGAGACCTGATCCAGCAGAACTTTTTGGACACCTTCCACAACCTGACTACCAAACTGATTCTGCAGTTCCACTGGGGCCATGAATACTGCCCTCAGGCACGCTTCCTCATGTCTGCAGATGATGACATCTTCATCCACATGCCCAATTTGGTGAAGTACCTGCGGCAGCTCCTCAGCAAACAATCAGGGGCCAAAGACCTGTGGGTGGGGCATGTACACAGAGGAGCCCCTCCGATTCGCCgtaaagaaagcaaatatcACGTTTCATATGATCTGTACTCCTGGCCTTCCTACCCAGATTACACTGCTGGAGCGGGATACGTGGTTTCAGGTGATGTGGCCGCTAAGATCTACCATGCGACTCTGGTGCTGAACTCCTCCATGTACATTGACGATGTCTTCATGGGGATTTGTGCCAAGGCCATGGGGGTGTCTCCGCAGGAGCATGTGTACTTTTCAGGGGAGGGCAAGACTCCGTACCACCCCTGCATCTATGACCACATGATCACATCGCACGGTCATGCCACGGATGTGCGCTCACTATGGCAGGCAGCAACAAACCCTACTGTGTACAGCAACTCCAGAGGATTTATGGGTAATCTGTACTGCACAGCAGTGAGAGTGATGTTGCTGTGTCTGCCATATTACCAGAACACGTACTCCTGTATGGCTGCTTTTACATAA